The DNA segment CGGTCGGCCGGGCCCGATGACGTGCTGTGGGCGGACGGCCTCGTCCTGGCCACCCCTACCTACTTCGGCAATGTCTCCTCACCGTTCAAGCGGTTCCTGGAGTCCACCAGCTCCCTGTGGACACAAGGGCGCCTGACCGACCGGGTGGTGACGGGGATGACCGCCTCCAGCTGCACCCACGGGGGGCGCGAGGCCACGCTGCTCGCGCTGTACCAGACGGTGTACCACTGGGGCTCCTGGGTGCTGGGGCCCGACCCGGCCGGCCCCGACTTCGTGGCGCTGGGCGCGAATCCGTACGGACTCTCGGCGGACCGTCACCGGGACGGCACCGTGGGGGCGCGGGAGCGCGCTGCCGCCTGGTCGCTGGGCGGGTACCTGGCCGACACCGCCGCGCGGTCCCGCCCCGGTCCCACGGCCTCCCCCGGCCGGCGCCGCCGGGCCAGAGTGACCGTGGTGCACTGCGCCGAGGACTGGGGCACGCGCTGCCTGGCGCAGGAGGCGGCGGCCGGGGCGCGCGATCTCGGGGCGCGGGTACGGCTGCGCCGGGTGGCCGGCCCGAATGCCGCCGGGGCCTCCGCGAGGCCCGGTCCGGACGGGGCGCCCGCCTCGGCCGCCGTCACCGCGTCCGACGTGGCCTGGGCGGATGCGGTGATGTTCGGCGCCCCGTCGCTGCTGGGCACCATGGACGCGTCCCTGCTGGGCTTCGTCCAGTCGCTGGCGCCCGCGGCGGGGTCCGGGCCTCTGGTCACCAAACCGGCCGGCGCCTTCGTCACCACCGAGCACCGGCACGCCGGCAGCGAGTCGGCGCTGCTTTCCTTCCACCGACTCCTGCAGCACTGCGGTGCGTTGGTGGTCCCTCCCGGCTACACGGATCCAGCGGTGTTCGCGGCGGGCGGGAATCCGTACGGCACCTCGCACCCGCGTTCCGCGGGAGCCGCGCCGACCGCCGAGGTACTGGCGGCGGTCCGGCACCAGGGGCGGCGGATGGCCATGGCCGCCGACCGTATGCGCCCCCGGGAGGCGCTCGAAGACAACGGATCTCAGGAAGGACCGCACGTTGACCACGCAACAGTATGACGAGATCGGCGAGGCCTACGAAGGGTTCAAGACCCTGCCGATGGCCCGGTTCCCCGAACGGGACAGCTTCCTGCGGATGGTGGGCGACCTGCGCGGCCGCTCGGCCCTGGACCTGGCGTGCGGCACCGGTTTCTACACCCGGCAGCTCAAGCGGCTCGGTGCGGCCGAGGCCTTCGGGGTCGACATCTCGGGTGAGATGGTGGCGGCGGCCCGCGCCATCGAGGAGCGCACGGAGCTCGGCGTGCGGTACGCGGTGGCCGACGCGGCCGAACTCCACGCGTTCGACCGGCCTTTCGACATCGCGACGGCGGTCTATCTGCTCAACTACGCCGAGGACGCGCCGGGCATGGAAAGGATGTGCCGGAGCATCCACCGGAGTCTCGTACCGGGCGGGGAGTTCTTCGTCCTCACCCAGGCCCCGGAATTCCGCTTCGACGGGCCGCCCACGGCCCCGTACGGATTCACCTACGAACCGGTGGGGGAGGGTGCGACCGGCCCCCGGGTCCGCATCACCGCCCTGCTCGACCCGCCCATCACCTTCGTCACCAACTCCCCGCGGCGCGAGGTGTACGAGGACTGCCTCGCGGCCACCGGCTTCACCGAGGTGACATGGGTCCCCCTGCGGGTGCCGGAGGACGGTGTCCGCGCTTTCGGAGCCCCCTTCTGGGAGGATTTCCTGGCCAATCCGCCCCTGGCCATGCTGCGTTGCCGCGCGTGACCGCCTTCTGGCGGTGACCTGTCCGTCTGCCGGCGACCTGCCGCTGAACCTCCGGGTTCCGGGGGCAGGTCGCCGCAGTGCTCCCGCACCGCTTCACAGCAGCCAGGTGCCGGGGCCTTCCGCCGGTGGCAACCGGTAGACCGTACGCGCGGCCGCGGCGATGCGGTGGACGTGGAGCAGCAACCGCATCGTGACGGCCGGATCCACGAGGCGGACCTGGCCGTCGGGCTCCTCGTGCAGGGTGTGCCCGGCGCACAGGACAGTCGCGCGCGGCCCGACGAGGTCGGCCCCCGCGGAGAGCAGCATCCGCTCCGTCTCGCAGTAGGCGGCTGCGGGCGAGGTACCGATGTGTGTGGTGGTCAGTACGCCCACCGGCTTGCCCGCCAGCGGTGAAGTCCCCTTCGTCCACGTCAGCCCGTTCAGGGCCGAGAGCAACGGCTCCGGTGGCGGGGAGTCCGACTCCGGGGCGGTGATCAGCAGTCCGTCGGAGCGGGCCACCAGCCGGCCCAGCGCACGGCCGGCGGCCTGCCCCGACGGCCCGCCGGCGTCGCTGTCCGGTGGGGTTACGGACGGGACGGCGTACACGTCCAGTCGTACGCCCGTGGGCCCCGGCGCCGACAGTGCTCTGAGCAGCATCTCCCCGAATGGGTCGGCCTCCGCGGTGGCGCAGAGACCGAGCAGCCGTACCTCGGCCATGGTCGGTTCCCTCCCTTGGCTTTCCCCCGCGGTCTGGGTTATCGGGCGGAAGCGGCGGGCCGCAGGCGGCGGGAGACCAGCGTGCCGGCCAGCGCGAGCACCGCAGTGAGCAGGAACGTGCAGGACAGGGCGGTGCGGGTGGACCCGTCGTAGTCGTGCGCGAGGGCGATGGCGGCGCCGCCCAGGCCGGCGAGCACAGCGGTGGCGAGAGTCTGGGAGAGCTGGAGCGCCCCGCTGACCTCGCCCTGCCGTTCCGCGGGCGCCTGTTCCATGGTGTCGGTGGTGGAGGCGTTGAACGCGATGCCCATGCCGACCCCGCCGATGGCCCAGCCCGCTACGGCGATCAGAGCCGGCACCGCGTCGGAGAGCACCCCCAGGGCCATGACCAGGACGCCGACCAGCAGAACGGCGAAGCCGAGCGCCACACCGGAGCTGCGCCCGCCCGCCCCCTTGCCGTCCCGCTTCGCCTGCAGCATGGAACCGACCACCCAGGTGATCGCACCCGCGGAGAGCCCGAGACCGGCTTCGGTGGCGCTCACATCGCGCAGTTCCTGGAGGCCGAGGGGCAGGAACGCCTCGCTGCCGAAGTAGACGGCGCACAGCAGGAAGCGGATGCCGATGCCGGCGCCGACGCCGGGCCGCAGGCTCAGCGTCCCCTCCGGGACCACGTGCCGCAGGGCCAGCACGCCGACGACCGCGCCCACCACGGCGAGCGGGATGAGCAGGGCCAGGTTCTTCAGAAGCAGCGCCTGGAGCAGCAGGGCGGTGCCCGCGGTGAGCAGCACGCTCATGGCCAGGGGGCCCTTCCACCAGGGCTGGGCCGGACCGGCCTCTGCCGCCTGGTGGGTGCGGTCGAGCTTGCGCAGGCCCGGCAGGGTCAGGGTGGCGGCGATCGCGATGAGCGGCAGCATGAGCAGGAAGACCCCGCGCCAGCTCGTGAGGTCCGCGAGGGTGCTCGCGATGACCGGGCCGATCAGGGACGGGATGGTCCACGCGGAGGAGAGCAGGGCGAACATCCGGGCCCGGAGCCGCTCGGGATAGGCGAGCCCGATCACCGTGTACGCCATGCTCATGACAGCACCGATCCCGAGGCCCTGGCAGAACCGCCCGAGCAGGAACAGCGGCCAGTTCACGGCCGCCCCGGCCACCGCACAGCCCGCCGCGAACACGAGCATGCCCAGCGCCATCGGCCGCCACGGGCCGCTGCGGTCGGCGGCCCGGCCCGCGATCACGGTGCCGATGATGTTGGCCAGCATCAGCGCGGACAGGCCCCAGCCGTAGGCGCCCAGACCGTCCAGTTTCCGGGCGATGCCGGGCAGCACGGTGGCCACGCCCAGCGACTCGAACGCGACCATGCTCACGGAGAGGATGACGCCGAGCGTCAGGGCCCGATAGGGGCCGGAGAAGACACTCTCCGCCGCCTCGGCCCCCTCCGCGACCGGTGGCGTGGCCGGCTCGCCGCCCTTGCGTGCTGTGTCATCGATGCCCTGGGACACGGAAACCTCCGGCAGATATTTACGTACCGTTCCGGAACGGAACTTAATTCACCATACCTATACTGAGGGCATGGAGAACACCCCGAGTGGCGCTGTGACCGACAGCCGCGCATCACGTCAGCAACGTTCCGGAAGGCCGCGGGACGAGCGCATCGACGCGTCGGTCCGTGCCGCGGCCATGGAGGTCCTCAACGAGTCGGGGTACGGAAAGCTGACGCTGGAGGGGGTGGCCAGCCGCGCCGGTACGAGCAAGCCGGCCCTGCGACGGCGGTGGCGCTCCCGGCAGCACCTCGTCGTCGACGCGCTGGTCGTCACGGTGGGAACGACACCCACCCCCGACACCGGCTGCACGCACTGCGATCTCATCGCGGGCATCGGCACGCTGGGGCAGGCGTTCACCACCACCGTGGGACGGCGGGCGCTGCCGGCCCTCGTGGCCGACCTCGCGGACGACCCGGACCTGGAACGGCTGTTCCTCGACAGGTTCTTCCATCCGCGCCGGGCCTCGACAGCCGAAGCCCTGCGCCGCGGGGTCCGCCGTGGTGACATCAAGGCCGACGTCGATATCGATCTGCTTCTGGACATGCTGGCCTCCACCACCTATTACCGGGTGCTCTTCGGGCATCTACCGGTGACGCCATCGCTCGCGGAGCAGGTGGTCGAGGTCGTACTGGCAGGGGTAGCCACCGAACAGTGGAGCGGCCGGCACGGAGGTCTCGGCGAAATCTGAGCACAAACCGATGACCGGGCGCCGAAGCCGCTCGGACAAGGGATGTGGAGGGGGTTGCTTTGCTGAGCCGACACTGCGAAGTGTCTTTCCTGGAGGAGGCTTTGGCCGCTGCCGAAGCCGGGATGGGCGCCAGCCTGCTGCTGGAAGGAGGAATCGGCACGGGGAAGTCGTACTTGCTGCGCGCTGCCCTGAGGTCCGCGCGCAGCAGGGGCTTCGAGGCGATATCCGCCCGGGCCAGACAGTCCGAACGGGCTGTGCCGCACAGCCTGATGTACCAGGTACGGGACCAGTTACTGGGGGCCCTTGGCGGCAAGGAGCCGCCGGGCCCGGCAAACCAGCAGGATCCCTCGGCGGATCTGCACCACATGGTCGCCACCTGCGCGGCTGCCGCTCCGGTGCTCATCGCACTGGACGATCTGCAGTGGGCGGACGCCCCTTCGCTGCGCTGGCTCGGCCACCTGATGGCCCGTCTGGAGGGCCTGCCTCTCGCGCTCCTGGCGACCCTGGGGTGTGACTTCGCGGCCCCG comes from the Streptomyces sp. NBC_01471 genome and includes:
- a CDS encoding NAD(P)H-dependent oxidoreductase, producing the protein MAEVRLLGLCATAEADPFGEMLLRALSAPGPTGVRLDVYAVPSVTPPDSDAGGPSGQAAGRALGRLVARSDGLLITAPESDSPPPEPLLSALNGLTWTKGTSPLAGKPVGVLTTTHIGTSPAAAYCETERMLLSAGADLVGPRATVLCAGHTLHEEPDGQVRLVDPAVTMRLLLHVHRIAAAARTVYRLPPAEGPGTWLL
- a CDS encoding flavodoxin family protein, with the translated sequence MLSPRVAVVYHSRHGTLRELARAAAEGAAARGARVRLAGVEDSEAPARAQAWPERSAGPDDVLWADGLVLATPTYFGNVSSPFKRFLESTSSLWTQGRLTDRVVTGMTASSCTHGGREATLLALYQTVYHWGSWVLGPDPAGPDFVALGANPYGLSADRHRDGTVGARERAAAWSLGGYLADTAARSRPGPTASPGRRRRARVTVVHCAEDWGTRCLAQEAAAGARDLGARVRLRRVAGPNAAGASARPGPDGAPASAAVTASDVAWADAVMFGAPSLLGTMDASLLGFVQSLAPAAGSGPLVTKPAGAFVTTEHRHAGSESALLSFHRLLQHCGALVVPPGYTDPAVFAAGGNPYGTSHPRSAGAAPTAEVLAAVRHQGRRMAMAADRMRPREALEDNGSQEGPHVDHATV
- a CDS encoding TetR/AcrR family transcriptional regulator, which codes for MENTPSGAVTDSRASRQQRSGRPRDERIDASVRAAAMEVLNESGYGKLTLEGVASRAGTSKPALRRRWRSRQHLVVDALVVTVGTTPTPDTGCTHCDLIAGIGTLGQAFTTTVGRRALPALVADLADDPDLERLFLDRFFHPRRASTAEALRRGVRRGDIKADVDIDLLLDMLASTTYYRVLFGHLPVTPSLAEQVVEVVLAGVATEQWSGRHGGLGEI
- a CDS encoding class I SAM-dependent methyltransferase, which codes for MTTQQYDEIGEAYEGFKTLPMARFPERDSFLRMVGDLRGRSALDLACGTGFYTRQLKRLGAAEAFGVDISGEMVAAARAIEERTELGVRYAVADAAELHAFDRPFDIATAVYLLNYAEDAPGMERMCRSIHRSLVPGGEFFVLTQAPEFRFDGPPTAPYGFTYEPVGEGATGPRVRITALLDPPITFVTNSPRREVYEDCLAATGFTEVTWVPLRVPEDGVRAFGAPFWEDFLANPPLAMLRCRA
- a CDS encoding MFS transporter, yielding MSQGIDDTARKGGEPATPPVAEGAEAAESVFSGPYRALTLGVILSVSMVAFESLGVATVLPGIARKLDGLGAYGWGLSALMLANIIGTVIAGRAADRSGPWRPMALGMLVFAAGCAVAGAAVNWPLFLLGRFCQGLGIGAVMSMAYTVIGLAYPERLRARMFALLSSAWTIPSLIGPVIASTLADLTSWRGVFLLMLPLIAIAATLTLPGLRKLDRTHQAAEAGPAQPWWKGPLAMSVLLTAGTALLLQALLLKNLALLIPLAVVGAVVGVLALRHVVPEGTLSLRPGVGAGIGIRFLLCAVYFGSEAFLPLGLQELRDVSATEAGLGLSAGAITWVVGSMLQAKRDGKGAGGRSSGVALGFAVLLVGVLVMALGVLSDAVPALIAVAGWAIGGVGMGIAFNASTTDTMEQAPAERQGEVSGALQLSQTLATAVLAGLGGAAIALAHDYDGSTRTALSCTFLLTAVLALAGTLVSRRLRPAASAR